Proteins encoded by one window of Companilactobacillus ginsenosidimutans:
- the mutM gene encoding DNA-formamidopyrimidine glycosylase — MPEMPEVETVRRGLVEQVKNKKIVNVEILYQNLITGNVDEFIETVTNARITNIGRRAKFLLIYLDNGYTIISHLRMEGKYRVSSDESAIDKHSHAIFTLDDGQMLIYNDVRKFGRMQLWPTATLDSNKSLVKLGPEPLSDSFTFENIKPRIVKHRKDIKTVLLDQSVMSGLGNIYVDEVLWQAKIHPETPANHLTDEDIKIIIDCSNKEIQTAIISGGSTVRSYLDANGHKGTMQDRLKVYGKEGEPCARCGTTIEKIKVGGRGTHFCPKCQVVK, encoded by the coding sequence ATGCCCGAAATGCCCGAGGTAGAAACTGTTCGTCGAGGGTTAGTCGAACAAGTTAAAAATAAAAAGATAGTTAATGTTGAGATTTTGTATCAAAATCTGATTACAGGAAATGTTGACGAATTTATCGAGACTGTTACGAACGCTCGTATCACTAATATTGGACGTCGTGCGAAATTTCTCTTAATTTATTTAGACAATGGCTATACGATTATTAGTCATTTGAGAATGGAGGGGAAGTATCGTGTATCATCAGATGAATCCGCGATTGATAAGCATTCTCATGCAATATTCACATTAGATGATGGACAGATGTTGATCTATAACGATGTTAGAAAGTTTGGTCGGATGCAACTTTGGCCAACAGCAACATTAGATTCAAACAAGTCATTGGTGAAATTAGGCCCTGAGCCTCTTTCAGACAGTTTCACTTTTGAAAATATCAAACCGCGAATAGTTAAACATCGCAAGGATATTAAGACGGTCTTATTGGATCAGTCAGTAATGAGTGGACTGGGTAATATTTATGTTGATGAAGTTTTGTGGCAAGCAAAAATTCATCCTGAGACCCCAGCCAATCATTTGACTGATGAAGACATCAAAATTATTATCGATTGCTCTAATAAAGAAATTCAGACAGCAATTATTTCTGGCGGTTCAACAGTCCGGTCATATTTGGATGCCAATGGTCATAAAGGAACTATGCAGGACCGATTGAAAGTGTATGGCAAAGAAGGCGAGCCTTGTGCACGTTGTGGTACAACTATCGAAAAAATTAAAGTCGGTGGTCGTGGAACTCACTTCTGTCCCAAGTGTCAGGTAGTCAAATGA
- the ytpR gene encoding YtpR family tRNA-binding protein — translation MLLSFYNPSVLGDVLIVELADDTDVKQSSDKKDNVVRIFNTETNETIGFNFFGLAEELNLTENGQLHLDAGQVDILNSVILDAGFDDTLSEDVSPKFVIGHVDEMTEHPDSDHLHITQTDVGLDKPVQIVCGAPNIDQGQLVVVALPGAVMPTGMEIWPGALRGVDSYGMICSAKELGIPNAPKARGILVLNDGKAGDAFDFVAAEKMFA, via the coding sequence TTGTTACTAAGCTTTTATAATCCAAGCGTCTTAGGTGACGTTTTAATAGTAGAGTTGGCAGATGATACTGATGTGAAGCAATCATCTGATAAGAAAGACAATGTAGTTCGAATTTTTAATACTGAAACTAATGAAACCATTGGTTTCAATTTTTTTGGTCTAGCAGAAGAGTTGAATTTGACTGAAAATGGTCAACTTCATCTGGATGCTGGACAAGTTGATATTTTAAACTCAGTCATTCTGGATGCCGGTTTTGATGACACGTTATCAGAAGACGTTTCACCAAAATTTGTCATTGGTCATGTTGACGAAATGACAGAACATCCTGATTCTGATCATTTACATATCACACAAACTGATGTTGGCTTGGATAAGCCAGTCCAAATTGTTTGTGGTGCACCTAACATTGACCAGGGACAATTGGTTGTAGTTGCCTTGCCAGGAGCAGTTATGCCGACTGGTATGGAGATTTGGCCAGGAGCACTTCGTGGTGTTGATAGCTACGGAATGATTTGTTCAGCTAAAGAATTAGGTATTCCTAATGCTCCTAAAGCACGTGGAATCTTAGTTCTAAATGATGGAAAAGCCGGCGACGCTTTTGACTTTGTTGCCGCTGAGAAAATGTTCGCATAG
- the nrdR gene encoding transcriptional regulator NrdR, which translates to MICPHCHHDSSKVVDSRPSDEGRAIRRRRECEYCGTRFTTFERIEKSPLLVVKKNGNREEFRRDKLLRGLVRAAEKRPVTMDQMNAIVDKVENEIRATGENEVKSQDIGEHLMKELADVDDVTYIRFASVYREFKDMSGFMNEVQEMMANDKKDNKDSKED; encoded by the coding sequence ATGATATGTCCACATTGTCATCACGACTCATCTAAAGTTGTTGATAGTCGTCCAAGCGATGAAGGTCGCGCAATCCGTAGAAGAAGAGAGTGCGAATACTGTGGTACAAGATTTACTACCTTTGAGAGGATCGAGAAATCGCCATTACTAGTTGTAAAGAAAAACGGTAATCGTGAAGAATTTCGACGTGATAAATTACTTAGAGGTCTAGTTCGCGCCGCTGAAAAGCGTCCAGTTACAATGGATCAGATGAATGCCATCGTTGATAAAGTAGAAAATGAAATTAGAGCAACTGGTGAAAATGAAGTTAAATCACAAGATATTGGTGAGCACCTGATGAAGGAGCTTGCTGATGTTGATGATGTTACTTACATCAGATTTGCTAGTGTTTATCGTGAATTCAAGGATATGAGTGGATTTATGAATGAAGTTCAAGAAATGATGGCAAACGATAAAAAGGATAATAAAGATAGCAAGGAGGACTAG
- the polA gene encoding DNA polymerase I produces MHNVLDKFVTGDGVHTNALYAFNNMLDIILKEEKPTSALVAFDAGKTTFRTEMFSDYKGTRAKTPPELMEQLPLIKEMLNLRGIKTYELKNYEADDIIGTMSRLGDEGDMDVTIITGDRDLTQLTTDKVTVRVNVKGVTETEAYTPAHVKEKLGITPDQIIDMKGLMGDNSDHYPGVEKVGEKTAIKLINEYGNMEGLYEHVDEMKKSKLKEHLIHDKDQAFLSKKLATINKDAPIEIGLTDLEYVGDNQEQLIKFYQKMGFNSFLEKMNIDTSETVEKLATIDFLELNDDTVKTIISDKSPQTIVVENLDENYHVEPIIGLAIESAGKYYATDDVSILENIELQNWLNDATKEKYVFDYKRTIALLNRYGAKISGVSFDMLLVAYLLDTNDNKTDIGLVAQNYGHQLPTEDEFYGKGVKKAVPEDSKDLSNYLCQQAQVINTLHDQMLKELKDNDQDSLYDEIELPLTIVLSDMELQGVTVNVSQLKEMENSFAERLAEIEKNIYKEAGQEFNINSPKQLGVVLFEDLKLPVIKKTKTGYSTAVDVLEKLKDKSPVVQDILDYRQISKINSTYAVGLQKFIQPDNKIHTIYQQTLTQTGRLSSIEPNLQNIPIRIDEGRQIRKAFVPQHEDWEMFSADYSQVELRVLAHISGDENMQEAFKEDYDIHAHTAMRIFGLNSTDEVTPDMRRKAKATNFGIVYGISDYGLSQNIGITRKEAAQFIENYFEQYPGVKKYMDDIVKFARENGYVETIMHRRRYLPDIHAKNFALRNFAQRTAMNTPIQGSAADIIKVAMINMQKKLQELDLKANLLLQVHDEMIFEAPKSEIETLEKLVPSVMDSAVKLDVPLKVESAHGKTWYEAK; encoded by the coding sequence ATGCACAACGTTCTTGACAAGTTTGTGACTGGTGATGGTGTTCATACCAACGCTCTTTATGCATTTAATAATATGTTAGATATTATTTTAAAAGAGGAAAAACCAACTAGTGCTTTAGTTGCTTTTGATGCTGGAAAGACTACTTTCAGAACTGAAATGTTTTCTGATTATAAAGGAACTCGTGCCAAGACTCCACCAGAATTAATGGAACAATTGCCTTTGATTAAAGAGATGCTCAATCTTCGTGGCATCAAAACCTATGAGTTAAAAAATTACGAGGCTGATGATATTATCGGGACTATGTCACGTTTAGGTGATGAAGGTGATATGGACGTAACCATCATTACCGGTGATCGTGATTTAACTCAATTAACTACGGATAAAGTAACCGTTCGTGTAAATGTGAAAGGTGTTACTGAGACTGAGGCATATACACCGGCACATGTTAAGGAAAAATTAGGGATTACTCCTGACCAAATTATTGATATGAAGGGATTAATGGGTGATAACTCAGACCATTATCCTGGTGTTGAAAAAGTTGGTGAGAAGACTGCTATCAAATTAATCAACGAATATGGAAATATGGAAGGCTTGTATGAGCACGTTGATGAAATGAAAAAGAGCAAGTTAAAAGAGCATCTGATTCATGACAAGGATCAAGCTTTTTTGAGTAAGAAATTAGCAACCATCAATAAAGATGCTCCAATTGAAATTGGATTGACGGACTTGGAATATGTCGGCGACAATCAAGAGCAATTAATCAAGTTTTATCAAAAGATGGGATTTAATTCATTTCTTGAAAAGATGAATATTGATACGTCTGAAACGGTTGAAAAACTTGCTACAATTGATTTTCTCGAATTAAATGATGATACTGTTAAAACAATCATCTCAGACAAAAGTCCGCAAACTATCGTCGTAGAAAACTTAGATGAGAATTACCATGTTGAGCCTATTATAGGATTGGCAATCGAAAGCGCTGGTAAATATTATGCAACTGATGATGTTTCAATCTTAGAGAATATTGAATTACAAAACTGGTTGAATGACGCTACTAAAGAAAAATATGTTTTTGATTATAAACGTACGATTGCTTTGTTGAATCGCTATGGCGCAAAGATTTCTGGAGTTAGTTTCGATATGTTGCTTGTAGCTTACTTACTTGATACTAATGACAACAAAACTGATATTGGATTAGTTGCCCAAAACTATGGTCATCAATTACCAACTGAAGATGAATTTTATGGAAAAGGTGTTAAAAAGGCAGTTCCGGAAGATTCAAAGGATTTGAGTAATTACCTTTGCCAACAAGCTCAAGTAATCAACACACTTCATGATCAAATGTTAAAAGAACTCAAGGACAACGATCAAGATAGTTTATATGATGAAATTGAGTTACCTCTAACAATTGTTTTGTCAGATATGGAACTTCAAGGTGTAACTGTCAATGTTTCTCAATTAAAGGAAATGGAAAATTCATTTGCTGAGAGATTGGCAGAAATTGAAAAGAATATCTATAAAGAAGCTGGCCAAGAATTTAATATTAATTCTCCTAAACAGCTTGGTGTTGTCTTATTTGAAGATTTGAAACTTCCTGTAATTAAGAAAACTAAGACCGGTTACTCAACAGCTGTTGATGTTTTGGAGAAGTTAAAAGATAAGTCACCAGTTGTTCAAGATATTTTAGATTATCGTCAAATTTCAAAGATCAACTCAACTTATGCGGTTGGTCTGCAAAAATTTATTCAACCTGACAACAAGATTCACACAATCTATCAACAAACGTTGACACAAACGGGCCGTTTGTCATCAATTGAACCTAATTTACAAAATATTCCCATTCGTATCGATGAAGGTAGACAAATTAGGAAGGCTTTTGTTCCTCAACATGAAGATTGGGAAATGTTTTCTGCTGATTATTCTCAAGTTGAATTACGTGTACTCGCACATATTTCAGGTGATGAGAACATGCAAGAAGCATTTAAGGAAGACTATGATATCCATGCGCACACAGCTATGCGTATTTTCGGGTTGAATAGTACTGATGAAGTTACACCCGATATGAGACGAAAAGCAAAAGCTACTAACTTCGGTATTGTTTATGGAATTAGTGATTATGGTCTTTCCCAAAATATTGGAATTACTCGTAAGGAAGCTGCTCAATTCATCGAAAATTATTTTGAACAGTATCCTGGAGTTAAAAAGTATATGGATGATATCGTGAAATTTGCTCGTGAAAATGGTTATGTCGAGACAATTATGCATCGCCGCCGTTACTTGCCAGACATTCATGCTAAGAATTTTGCATTACGTAATTTTGCTCAAAGAACAGCTATGAATACGCCAATACAGGGTAGTGCGGCAGACATCATCAAAGTAGCTATGATTAATATGCAAAAGAAATTACAAGAACTTGATTTAAAAGCTAATTTATTATTACAAGTACATGATGAAATGATTTTTGAAGCACCAAAATCAGAAATTGAAACATTAGAAAAATTAGTTCCGAGTGTCATGGATTCCGCTGTGAAACTAGATGTTCCTTTGAAAGTTGAATCAGCACATGGTAAAACATGGTACGAGGCAAAATAG
- a CDS encoding DnaD domain protein, with protein sequence MSDFNDNKLTPLTGFWCLPNGQFNDQDRQVLTDLYLPLIGPEAFSIYQLLWAKVPNKEMITNRQSHSILFALLDMGVNSFIAGRQRLEALGLIKSFSKSDDMGSFLIYQLFTPSTPKKFFTDDIMSIFLLEKIGESEYSRLADKYYKSADILKNTEDISKKFLEVFRLNDDDLRNRPSLVEEKREDFENSKSDKVPSISVEETSDFDWTLVEDRIGQLFKITHADLLENQQLILSLHEFYGISEVTMIDLIGETTDIVNNKIDPNALKRLAQKRFENKTNITARVAQPEIDPNIKVSNANKPESILLNRAKNTAPADFLADEKAQKDGYVGTTEARALRTLSSRSILPNSVLNIMVHYILQSSPTLALPLMETISNDWKQNGVKTPEDALKRLNDFQNRSKNPRKRRYSKNSGKVEQATDWSKVQSKSANNTDEIKAEQHRQEMLKKLRNRKN encoded by the coding sequence GTGTCAGACTTTAATGATAATAAGTTAACTCCTTTAACAGGCTTTTGGTGTCTACCAAATGGACAATTTAACGATCAAGACCGTCAGGTTTTGACTGACTTATATTTACCATTGATAGGACCAGAGGCTTTTAGTATTTATCAGTTACTTTGGGCAAAAGTTCCCAACAAAGAAATGATTACAAATCGACAGTCTCATTCGATTCTATTTGCGTTGCTAGATATGGGTGTGAATAGTTTTATTGCTGGACGCCAAAGGCTAGAAGCTCTTGGGTTAATTAAGTCATTCAGTAAAAGTGATGATATGGGATCATTTCTAATTTACCAACTATTTACTCCGTCAACTCCAAAGAAATTTTTCACGGATGACATAATGAGTATTTTTCTGTTGGAAAAAATAGGTGAATCTGAATATTCCAGATTGGCCGATAAATACTATAAATCAGCTGATATTTTAAAAAATACTGAGGATATTTCTAAAAAGTTTCTAGAAGTATTCAGACTTAACGATGATGATTTAAGAAACCGTCCTAGTCTTGTTGAAGAAAAAAGAGAAGATTTTGAGAACTCTAAATCAGATAAGGTTCCTTCAATAAGTGTTGAGGAGACCTCTGATTTTGATTGGACTCTAGTTGAGGACCGCATTGGCCAACTCTTCAAGATTACTCATGCTGATTTACTGGAGAACCAACAATTAATTTTGAGTCTCCATGAGTTTTATGGGATTTCCGAAGTTACGATGATTGATCTAATTGGGGAAACAACAGATATTGTAAACAATAAAATTGATCCCAATGCTTTAAAACGACTCGCTCAAAAGCGGTTTGAGAATAAGACTAATATTACGGCGAGAGTTGCTCAGCCTGAGATAGATCCAAATATTAAAGTGTCAAATGCGAATAAACCAGAGAGTATTCTATTAAACCGTGCAAAGAATACAGCACCAGCAGACTTTTTAGCAGATGAGAAGGCTCAAAAGGATGGTTATGTTGGAACAACGGAAGCACGAGCTTTGCGGACCTTGTCGTCACGGTCAATACTTCCTAATTCAGTTCTAAATATTATGGTCCATTATATATTGCAGTCATCACCAACACTGGCGTTGCCATTGATGGAGACAATTTCAAATGATTGGAAACAAAATGGTGTCAAGACGCCTGAAGATGCTCTAAAGAGATTGAATGATTTTCAAAATCGTTCTAAAAATCCTCGAAAACGTCGATATTCTAAAAATTCTGGCAAGGTTGAACAAGCTACTGACTGGAGCAAGGTACAAAGCAAATCTGCTAATAATACTGATGAGATAAAAGCAGAACAGCATAGACAAGAAATGCTGAAAAAATTAAGAAATAGGAAAAATTAG
- the coaE gene encoding dephospho-CoA kinase (Dephospho-CoA kinase (CoaE) performs the final step in coenzyme A biosynthesis.), with translation MSKVYGLTGGIAAGKTTVLEIFKELGCNIYDADQVARDVVKPGSIGLKKITKQFSKNVLLEDGQLNRKKLGRIVFSDARQLKILNSITGPIIRKQIVDMIDKMKQDSSNTINIFEIQLLFESSYEKYFNATIAVYIEPEVQLTRLIKRNNLSKQAAQDKIDAQMPMEGKKRLADYVIDNSQDIDSLKVQISKLLKQL, from the coding sequence ATGAGTAAGGTATATGGACTAACAGGTGGAATTGCTGCTGGGAAAACTACAGTACTCGAAATTTTTAAAGAGTTGGGTTGTAATATTTATGATGCAGATCAAGTAGCGAGGGATGTCGTTAAACCAGGTTCAATTGGATTAAAAAAAATCACCAAACAATTCAGTAAAAATGTTTTGCTTGAGGATGGCCAACTGAATCGAAAGAAGTTGGGTCGAATTGTTTTTTCAGATGCGCGACAGTTGAAAATACTAAATAGTATTACTGGACCTATAATTAGAAAACAAATAGTTGACATGATTGATAAAATGAAACAAGATTCAAGCAACACGATTAATATTTTTGAAATCCAACTTTTGTTCGAAAGTAGCTATGAAAAGTATTTCAATGCTACAATAGCGGTATATATAGAACCAGAAGTACAATTAACGAGATTAATAAAACGAAATAATTTGAGTAAACAAGCAGCCCAGGATAAAATCGATGCACAAATGCCAATGGAAGGAAAAAAGAGATTGGCAGATTATGTTATCGATAATTCTCAAGATATTGATAGTTTAAAAGTGCAGATCTCAAAACTTTTAAAACAACTCTAG
- the trmB gene encoding tRNA (guanosine(46)-N7)-methyltransferase TrmB: protein MRLRNKPWAKDMINENLDLISIQPEGMQGKWKSKFEKEQPLFLEVGSGKGRFITDLAKANPQNNYIAMEVQEGAIALLLKKQVEMRLPNLQLLLDNGSKLTELFGENEIDGLYLNFSDPWPKTRHEKRRLTYKAFLQQYKAIIKDDGYLRFKTDNQGLFEYSLISMNNFGMKFDEISLDLHNNEALNQNNIQTEYEEKFSKKGFRINYLKAHF, encoded by the coding sequence ATGCGATTAAGAAATAAACCTTGGGCAAAAGATATGATCAATGAGAATCTTGATTTAATCTCAATCCAACCAGAAGGGATGCAAGGTAAGTGGAAAAGTAAATTTGAAAAAGAACAACCTTTATTTTTAGAAGTTGGTTCAGGTAAGGGAAGATTCATCACAGATTTAGCCAAAGCAAACCCACAAAATAATTACATTGCCATGGAAGTTCAAGAGGGTGCAATTGCTTTACTACTCAAAAAGCAAGTTGAGATGAGATTACCTAATTTGCAGTTACTTTTAGACAACGGTTCAAAGTTAACAGAATTGTTTGGTGAGAACGAGATTGATGGACTGTATTTAAACTTTTCGGATCCATGGCCAAAAACTAGGCACGAAAAAAGAAGGCTTACTTATAAAGCCTTCTTACAACAATACAAAGCTATTATCAAAGATGATGGATATCTTAGATTCAAAACTGATAATCAAGGATTATTTGAATACTCACTTATCAGTATGAATAATTTTGGAATGAAATTCGATGAGATATCACTTGATCTACATAACAATGAAGCACTTAATCAGAACAATATTCAAACTGAATATGAAGAAAAGTTCTCAAAAAAAGGCTTCAGGATTAATTACCTGAAAGCCCATTTTTAA
- a CDS encoding thioredoxin family protein, with protein sequence MKKFEDFGVNDYKEVTKNGKFILFFYADWCPDCKFIEPKLPELEDEYSDFQWISFNRDNNMDMARDLGIMGIPSFVIIENGQEIGRLVNKDRKTKEEVENFVNSVINK encoded by the coding sequence ATGAAAAAATTTGAAGATTTTGGTGTAAACGATTACAAAGAGGTTACAAAAAACGGAAAGTTTATTTTGTTCTTCTACGCAGATTGGTGCCCAGATTGTAAATTTATCGAACCTAAGCTACCTGAACTGGAAGACGAGTATTCTGATTTCCAATGGATCAGTTTTAATCGTGACAATAACATGGATATGGCCCGTGATTTGGGAATTATGGGAATTCCAAGCTTTGTTATTATTGAAAATGGTCAAGAAATTGGTAGACTAGTAAATAAAGACCGTAAGACAAAAGAAGAAGTAGAGAATTTTGTTAACTCGGTAATCAACAAATAA
- a CDS encoding ABC transporter permease, whose amino-acid sequence MLELWKERLRRHQLDQFKYLRLIFNDTFVIAFMVLLGALGFWYSNVLDTIHSELWFGKIVIALILFIAVQTGHIASLMEDPDSTFLLVREKEFYQYFRSAQNYSRYLPIFFIVVVTFLISPFAFKAANISILNLVLLGVSAAAYKMLLLDVELLGLYKKNKVWGIDSKLFANIAYLIVLLISVYTLLMIAPLVTVVVWFAVATRTKKLIESGQLQWQKAIADENQRMFRVKRFYNLFTDVPGVSSKIKRRKWLDFLFSGIKNEHKNTYFYLFARGVVRNNEYMGLFLRLTIIQAILLCLIDNFYISLIVEMLFIYLVGFQLKPCFKEVMQNLMQRLYPVSGKSKIADFTKISNILLLIQWFVSIFAVLYKFGFSINSLIIIVAGLLVIGFVNYFYMPRQLKKYLN is encoded by the coding sequence ATGTTAGAACTTTGGAAAGAACGATTAAGAAGACATCAACTTGATCAATTTAAATATTTAAGATTAATTTTTAATGATACCTTTGTTATAGCGTTCATGGTATTGCTGGGCGCACTTGGATTTTGGTATTCAAACGTTTTAGATACTATTCATTCTGAGTTGTGGTTTGGAAAAATTGTTATTGCATTAATATTATTTATAGCTGTGCAGACTGGGCACATTGCATCTCTTATGGAAGACCCAGATAGTACATTTTTACTTGTTAGAGAAAAAGAGTTTTATCAGTACTTTAGATCCGCACAAAACTATAGCCGATATTTACCAATCTTTTTCATCGTAGTAGTAACATTTTTAATTTCACCATTTGCATTTAAAGCGGCAAATATTTCTATTTTGAATTTAGTCCTTTTAGGTGTTTCTGCGGCTGCATATAAGATGTTACTTTTGGACGTGGAACTCTTAGGCCTATATAAAAAAAATAAAGTCTGGGGTATCGACTCCAAACTATTTGCTAATATAGCGTATTTAATTGTGCTTTTGATATCAGTCTATACATTGCTAATGATTGCTCCATTAGTAACAGTTGTCGTATGGTTTGCAGTTGCAACTCGTACTAAAAAGCTAATTGAATCTGGACAACTTCAGTGGCAAAAAGCTATTGCTGATGAAAATCAAAGAATGTTTAGAGTTAAAAGATTTTATAACTTATTTACTGATGTTCCTGGTGTATCAAGTAAAATTAAGCGACGTAAGTGGCTCGATTTCTTATTTAGTGGTATAAAGAATGAACATAAAAATACCTATTTTTATCTATTTGCACGTGGAGTAGTTAGAAATAATGAATACATGGGTCTATTTTTACGATTAACAATTATTCAAGCAATCCTATTATGTCTGATTGATAACTTCTATATTTCATTAATAGTGGAAATGCTATTCATCTATTTAGTTGGTTTCCAGTTAAAACCTTGCTTTAAAGAAGTTATGCAAAATCTTATGCAGAGATTATATCCGGTATCAGGAAAGAGTAAAATTGCTGATTTTACAAAAATTAGTAATATTTTATTATTAATTCAGTGGTTTGTAAGTATTTTTGCTGTATTATATAAATTCGGATTTAGTATTAACAGTTTGATAATTATCGTTGCAGGATTATTGGTAATTGGTTTTGTAAATTACTTCTACATGCCTCGTCAACTAAAAAAGTATTTAAATTAA
- the murC gene encoding UDP-N-acetylmuramate--L-alanine ligase, with amino-acid sequence MEKTVYHFVGIKGTGMSALALILKDLGYEVQGSDIDKYTFTQRGLEQAGIKILPFDEKNIHEGLTIVKGNAFDDDQVEIKKANDMHLPVVTYPQMVGKLVSDYTSIGIAGSHGKTSTTGLLAHTLSGIARTSYLIGDGTGKGEKDAKFFVFEADEYRRHFLDYSPDYLVITNIDFDHPDYFFGGINDVVDAFESESRKTKKGIFIWGEDKHAKEIKADAPIYYYGLDESDDIRATNIKRTVKGSSFDVSIDGKDIGNFQVPLYGEHNVLNSLAVIGVGHMENLDHALINRELQTFSGVKRRFSEKKVADMVIIDDYAHHPQEIKATIDAARQKYPDKEVIAVFQPHTYTRTLALMDDFAKSLDLADKVYLTNIFGSIREKHGDITSKDLGDKIHKGGEVLTLEDMSALLDYHNAVMIFMGAGDVQKYETAYEQILSTLNPNQQ; translated from the coding sequence ATGGAAAAGACTGTTTATCATTTTGTTGGAATAAAAGGTACTGGTATGAGTGCCTTAGCATTGATTTTAAAAGACTTAGGATATGAAGTTCAAGGATCAGATATAGATAAATATACCTTTACACAAAGAGGACTTGAACAAGCTGGAATTAAGATTCTTCCATTTGACGAGAAAAACATTCACGAAGGCTTAACTATCGTTAAAGGAAATGCTTTTGATGATGATCAAGTGGAGATTAAAAAAGCCAACGATATGCATTTGCCAGTTGTAACTTATCCACAAATGGTTGGTAAGTTAGTTTCTGATTACACTTCAATCGGAATTGCTGGTTCTCATGGTAAAACAAGTACAACTGGACTATTAGCACATACTCTAAGTGGTATTGCCAGGACTTCTTACCTAATTGGTGATGGTACTGGTAAAGGTGAAAAAGATGCAAAGTTCTTTGTTTTCGAAGCCGATGAATATCGTCGTCACTTCCTCGATTATTCACCTGATTATTTAGTAATTACAAATATCGACTTTGATCACCCAGATTACTTCTTTGGTGGTATCAACGATGTTGTTGATGCTTTTGAGTCCGAATCTCGTAAGACTAAGAAGGGAATTTTCATCTGGGGTGAAGATAAGCATGCTAAAGAAATTAAAGCTGATGCTCCAATCTATTACTACGGTTTAGATGAATCAGATGATATTCGTGCAACTAATATTAAACGTACAGTCAAAGGTTCATCTTTTGATGTATCGATTGACGGCAAAGATATTGGTAATTTCCAAGTTCCACTTTATGGTGAACACAATGTACTCAACTCACTAGCCGTTATTGGTGTTGGTCATATGGAAAATCTTGACCACGCACTAATTAATCGTGAATTGCAAACATTTAGTGGTGTTAAACGTCGTTTCAGTGAAAAGAAAGTTGCTGATATGGTTATCATTGATGACTATGCTCACCATCCTCAAGAAATCAAAGCTACAATTGATGCTGCAAGACAAAAATATCCTGATAAAGAAGTAATTGCTGTCTTCCAACCACATACCTATACCAGAACACTAGCTTTAATGGACGATTTTGCTAAGTCACTTGATTTGGCTGATAAAGTTTATTTGACTAATATCTTTGGTTCAATCCGTGAAAAACACGGTGACATTACAAGTAAAGACTTAGGCGACAAGATTCATAAAGGTGGAGAAGTATTAACACTTGAAGATATGTCTGCACTTTTGGACTATCACAATGCTGTCATGATATTCATGGGTGCAGGTGATGTTCAAAAATATGAAACAGCCTATGAACAAATATTAAGTACATTAAATCCTAATCAACAATAA